In Hymenobacter volaticus, the genomic window GTGGAAGAGTTTCGTTGCCGCATCGAACAGGGCCAAGTGTACCGCTACGACCGGATCCATGCCTCCGCTACTCTCGGCCGCCCCGACCACACCTTTAGTTTCTCCTTCATCGAGCAGCAGGACAGCCTAACTGACTTCGTGGCCGGCGCCAACGCCGAAATCGACGCCACGCAGAACAGCACCGGCCTGCGCCTGAGTGAGCAAACCGCCCGGCCCGATGTCATTCATTTCTCGGCTATTCCGTGGGTGCGGTTCACGAGTCTCACCCACGCCCGCAGCTTCCAACACCCCGACAGCGCCCCCAAAATATCGGTGGGCCAAACGTATCAGGACGGCGCTGTTATGCGGATGCCCGTGTCCGTAAACCTGCACCACGGCTTAGGCGACGGGTATCACGTTGGGTTGTTCTTGCAAGCATTCCAGCGGCGGCTTGATGCTTAGGCAAGGAAGAAAAAGCCGTGCTACTTCCTTTTGTATCTGCTTGTCGAGTCAATAAAAATTCATCGGCATGCAGACGCCAAACGAAGTAGTACGGCTTTAGTTGCGAGGCACCAGCACTAGCAACTAACTAGTTGCGTGTAGAGCCGGGCTAGGGTGTCGGCGGGGTCTTGGCAAAGGCCGGGGTGTACGGGGGAAGTTTGAACGACGGTGCTGCGGGTAGCGGTGAGCCAACGAAAACGGGAGGCTACCGGCAATTGCCCGATAACACCGCCCTCCTTGCGGCCCACGCAAATTCGCTCGAAGGCGCGTAGCCGCTCGTGCAGTTCGGCCAGGTCGAGGTCAGCGGCAAAGGCCAGCAGCCGCGTTTCGTTTAGCTCGAACTTGGTTTGTAGAAATCCTTGCCCGGCACAGTATAGAATGACACCGACGTTTAGAAATTCTTCGCGCTCCACCCGGGGCATGACGCGAATCACGGCATACTCAAACAAGTGTTTTTCTGGCATGCTGCGCGGCATTAACAAAGATTTCGGACGCCGCGAGGCGGGTCTCTAAAAACTGAACATAGGCTTGCCGGTGCTCCTCCACCGACTCGAACGGTGAATCACCAGTTAGCCACTCATCCGGAATCAGCGCCACAATAGCCCGAATTCGCTCCGGCGTCAGCACGGCCCGGTACTCGGCATCGACGGCGGCTAGTTCGGAGGCTTGGGGTAGCAGCACGTGGTCTTTGACTTGAGCGAACGGCCGCCGGGCTTGTTCTTCCACGTTTTGCCAGGCATGATGGAAATAGAAGGCTGCTCCGTGGTCAATCAGCCACAGTTCCTTGTGCCACATCAGCATATTGGTGTTGCGCGGCGTGCGGTCAACGTTGGTCACCAGACAATCCAGCCACACAATTTGCGAGGCCAGTTTGGGCTCCACAGTCGTGACCAGCGCATCGAAGGTAATGGCCCCGGACAAGTAATGCAGGGCCAGGTTGAGGCCTTCGCTGGCGCGCAGCAAATCCTGGATTTCCTCGTCGGGCTCGGTACGGCCGAAGGCTTCGTCGAGGGTGATAAATACGATTTCCGGCACTCGTAAGCCTAGTGCGCGCGCCAACTCACCGGCCAGGAGTTCGGCAATCAGCGCCTTCGCACCTTGCCCGGCGCCCCGAAATTTGAGCACGTACAGAAACCCATCTTCGGCCTCTACCAAGCCCGGCAAAGAGCCGCCCTCGCGCAACGGTTTCACATACCGCGTCACCTCCACGGTTCGCAGTTCAGGTGGACTATACTTCATGGCGCGAAATTCGACATTTATTCTTTGGCTGCTCACAGCCCGGCGATAGGGCGTTGGTTACTGCCGACCGGGGCCATAGAGCACTTGGCCGGCGCGGCGCTTGGTGTGCTGCCCTTCGCGGACGGTGAGTTGACCATTGACCAGCACGTAGCGCATGCCCACGCTGTATTGGTGCGGCTGCGTGAACGTGGACCGCTCGGCTACTTCTTTGGGGTCGAACACCACCAGGTCGGCGGCTAGGCCGGGGCGCAGAAGGCCTCGGTCGGTGAGGCCAAAGGTTTGGGCGGGCAGTGAGGTCATGCGGCGCACGGCTTCTTCCAGGCTGATGACGTGTAGTTCGCGCACATAGTGGCCGAGCACTCGGGCGTTGGACCCGTAGCCGCGCGGGTGCGGTACGCCCTCCTGCCACACCCGAATGCTGGCGTCGGAGGCTACCATGTTGAAGGGGTAACGCATGATTTGCTGCACATCGGGCTCCCCCATACCGTGGAAAACCATCCCCGCATCGTGCTGCAACACCAGGTCCAGGATGGTGCTTACCTCGGCGCGGGCTTTGTGAGGCCGGCCCATGCGCTGGTTGATGGCTTCAATGCTTAGGCCGTTGTAGCTCGGGTTGGGCGGAAAACTGGCTACCACAGCATAGCCGAAGTGACGCAGCTTCTTTTGACGCAGGCGTGTTAGCATGGCCTCCTCCACGGTTGCCCGCACTTTGGGGCGGGCCAAGCGGGCCTGGAGCGAGTCGCGGCCATCGGCTTGCACGGCGTCGGGGAGCAGGGTGCTCAGGGAAGTAGAGCTGGCGGTGTAGGGATACTGGTCGATGGTGACTTCCTGGCCGCTTTGGCGGGCGGTTTCCAGGAGTGCCAACAGGTCGGCAGCGTGGCCCCAATTCTGCTGGCCGCCTAGCTTGAGGTGCGAAATTTCCACGGGCAAGTTGGCTTCCCGCCCGATCAGCAGCGCCTCCTTAATAGCCTGTTTCACACTGTCGCCTTCATCGCGCATGTGGGTGGCGTAGAGGCCGCGGTAACGGCCGGCCACCTGGGCTAGGCGCACCAGTTCCGGCGTGCGGGTGTACGTGCCGGGAATGTAAATCAGCCCCGTCGAGATGCCTACGGCTCCGGCTTGCATGGCCTGTTCTACCAGCCTTTCCATTTGCCCTAGCTCCGTTTCGGTGGGGGCCCGGTTGGCGCGGCCCATCACGGCCTTGCGTACCGAGCCATGCCCAATCAGCGAGGCCACGTTGACGGAAAGATGCAGGCTGTCGAGGAAGGTAAAGTAGCGGCGCAAGTCGGGGCGTGAGGAACCGCAGTTGCCGGTGATAACCGTCGTTACGCCATCGTAGATGAAGTTATCGGCGGTAGGCTGACGCACTTCGTCATCTTCGATGTGGGTGTGTACATCAATGAAGCCGGGCGCCACGATGAGGCCGTGGGCGTCGAGGACGGTATCGGCGGGGTAGTCTTTGGGGAGCCGGCCCACGGCTTGGATGCGGCCGGCTTGCACGGCGACGTCGGCGTAAAACCAGGCATTGCCAGTACCATCCAACACGCGGCCGTTGCGGATAAGCAGATCGGCGCGTTGCTGTTGCGCTGTGCTCGACTGCGCCAGCAACACAGTTCCCATCCAAAATAGTACGACACGCCACATAGCCAGCTAGAGTTAAGTCTTTAGCCGGAAGATAAACGTTGCCGGGTTATTCCCCTCTTGACCTTAGCAAGCAGCAAGGCTTCTCCACATTATGAGGTCTTCGGGAAGAGGCAAGCATTCATCAGACTGCTCCTGCTATGCGTACCACGGCATCTCATGTGGTGACAGACGTTGTAATACTATTGTCATGCTGAGCTTGTCGAAGCATCTCGCTCGAATCGTTGCACAAGCATTAGCGTGTACCGCCCTAGCGAGATGCTTCGACAAGCTCAGCATGACGTTACTGTGAGAGGAATCAGCAGCCGCATGCTTCCTCCCGCTCAGCAGGCTTGAACAAGCATGCGTGTTCGGCCAGATCTTGGGTTAGGAGCTGCACGAAAGCGTCGCGCTGCCGGGTTTGTCACTGGCCCAGGCGGGACGCTTAGCGGCGAGGTCGTCGTGTTCGGGTTGTTCGTCGTAAGGGGTTTTGAGCACTTCCATCAACCGATTTAGAAACGACAGGTCGCCGGCTTCTGCGGCTTCAATGGCTTGCTGCGCGAGGTAGTTGCGTAGCACATACTTGGGGTTTGCGCGCAGCATACCTTCCCGAATAGCTTCCGCCCCAACAGATTCTTGCCGTAGCCGGTTGCTGTAACGGTGGAGCCAATCGATTAATGGTTGCTGCTGACTGCCTAGTTCGGCATAACCGGCCGCAGCCAGCAAGTCCTGGAACAAACCGTCCTCGTTGCCCGGATTTGCTACCAAGTCGTAGGCTACGTGGCAAAGGCGCCGGAAAAACAGCGTCATGTCCACCTGCGACTCCGCTAGGGCTTCGTGCAGTCTCTCGATGAGGGCGCGGTCTTCTTCCTCCGCTTGCGCGGTCAGGCCGAGCTTGCGCATCATCATTTGGTGCTGCGTGGCGGCGATGGTCGTGCGGTACTGTTCGAGTCCTTGGTTCAAGCCTTCCACATTTTCAACCATCGGGGCCAGTGCCCGCGCCAGCTGGTAGAGGTTCCAAAGGCCGACGTGGGGTTGCTGGCCGAACGCGTAGCGCCGGCTACCAAAATCGGTGGTGTTAGGCGTCCAATCGGGGTCATAAGGCTCCAACCAACCGTAAGGACCGTAGTCGATGGTAAGGCCAAGGATGGACATGTTGTCGGTGTTCATCACGCCGTGCACAAAGCCCACCGACATCCAGTGCGCAATCATGACGGCGGTACGGCGGCACACTTCCTCGAACCAGCGCAAGTACACTTCCGGGCTAGGCTCCCCAAGTTCAGGGTAATGGTGGCGAATCACGTAATCGACTATGGCGCGCAGGTTGTCCATTTCGCCGGTGGCCGTCATGATCTGGAAATTGCCGAACCGAATAAAGGTTGGGGCAACGCGCGCCACCACGGCGCCGGGCTCGGGGCGGGGATTACCATTATAGAACATGTCGCGCACCACAATGTCGCCGGTGGCTACCAAGCTCAACGCGCGGGTGGTGGGCACGCCCAAGTAATGCATGGCTTCGCTGCAAAGAAACTCCCGCAACGAGGAACGCAACACGGCCCGGCCATCGGCCCG contains:
- a CDS encoding N-acyl-D-amino-acid deacylase family protein; the encoded protein is MWRVVLFWMGTVLLAQSSTAQQQRADLLIRNGRVLDGTGNAWFYADVAVQAGRIQAVGRLPKDYPADTVLDAHGLIVAPGFIDVHTHIEDDEVRQPTADNFIYDGVTTVITGNCGSSRPDLRRYFTFLDSLHLSVNVASLIGHGSVRKAVMGRANRAPTETELGQMERLVEQAMQAGAVGISTGLIYIPGTYTRTPELVRLAQVAGRYRGLYATHMRDEGDSVKQAIKEALLIGREANLPVEISHLKLGGQQNWGHAADLLALLETARQSGQEVTIDQYPYTASSTSLSTLLPDAVQADGRDSLQARLARPKVRATVEEAMLTRLRQKKLRHFGYAVVASFPPNPSYNGLSIEAINQRMGRPHKARAEVSTILDLVLQHDAGMVFHGMGEPDVQQIMRYPFNMVASDASIRVWQEGVPHPRGYGSNARVLGHYVRELHVISLEEAVRRMTSLPAQTFGLTDRGLLRPGLAADLVVFDPKEVAERSTFTQPHQYSVGMRYVLVNGQLTVREGQHTKRRAGQVLYGPGRQ
- a CDS encoding chloramphenicol acetyltransferase, coding for MKQLIDLTTWPRREHFTFFSAFDEPFFGLVADVDCTRAHTAAKQAGVSFFLYYLHCALQAANEVEEFRCRIEQGQVYRYDRIHASATLGRPDHTFSFSFIEQQDSLTDFVAGANAEIDATQNSTGLRLSEQTARPDVIHFSAIPWVRFTSLTHARSFQHPDSAPKISVGQTYQDGAVMRMPVSVNLHHGLGDGYHVGLFLQAFQRRLDA
- a CDS encoding HipA family kinase yields the protein MKYSPPELRTVEVTRYVKPLREGGSLPGLVEAEDGFLYVLKFRGAGQGAKALIAELLAGELARALGLRVPEIVFITLDEAFGRTEPDEEIQDLLRASEGLNLALHYLSGAITFDALVTTVEPKLASQIVWLDCLVTNVDRTPRNTNMLMWHKELWLIDHGAAFYFHHAWQNVEEQARRPFAQVKDHVLLPQASELAAVDAEYRAVLTPERIRAIVALIPDEWLTGDSPFESVEEHRQAYVQFLETRLAASEIFVNAAQHARKTLV
- a CDS encoding DUF3037 domain-containing protein encodes the protein MPEKHLFEYAVIRVMPRVEREEFLNVGVILYCAGQGFLQTKFELNETRLLAFAADLDLAELHERLRAFERICVGRKEGGVIGQLPVASRFRWLTATRSTVVQTSPVHPGLCQDPADTLARLYTQLVSC